Genomic segment of Heterodontus francisci isolate sHetFra1 chromosome 26, sHetFra1.hap1, whole genome shotgun sequence:
CAGATTACTGTTTTCACTTACCTCTTTTTTTTAGATGGTGCACATGTATAAGTGAAATATTTAAAAGAATGGAGACTGAAGTAGCCAAAAACAACCTGTATTTTACTTTTGGAGTAATAGCAGACATTCAATATGCTAATACAGAGAATGGCTTTAACTATTCAAGGACAAGAGAACGTTACTATAGGAACAGCCTCCACTTGCTGCGCAATGCTGTCAAAGTATGGAATGAAGAACCTATCACCCCCAGGTTTATTCTGCAGCTTGGTGATATCATTGATGGATGCAATTCACAGCTAAAGTCCTCAGATGATGCGCTACAAGTGGTAATAAATGAATTTGCAAACTGTACATCTCCAGTGCACCATATCTGGGGAAACCATGAATTTTATAATTTTGACAGGGAGGTATTACTTAAATCAGCTCTCAATAGCAAGTACCTGGGAAATGACAAGTCCTCCGATAACACGGACAGCAGCGTTAAGACAGACTTGGACCCTGATGATGCAGAGGGGTTTTATGGCTACCATTTTAGCCCTTTTCCTAAATTCCGCTTCATATTAATTGACCCATACGATCTCAGCATTCTGGGAAGGAAGAAGACCAGCAAAAAATACCATGATTCAATGCAGAGACTGAAATCAAACAACAGAAATGAAAACCTTAATAGCCCCAGAGGTAAACCGTTATTTTATTATCAACTTGTCATGTAATTTTGGTTTTACCTTGTGTGCACTTCCTGTCAACTTtttacatttatttaaaaaaacaagtcTCATTGCCACATTGAAAATGGAACAGTCTATGTAAAATTTGTCTTATAATTACACACTTCCCCTCTGGGAGGTGCTGCATGACAATGTTAGCAGGAGAATGAAATTGCTCTAACTAGTTTATAGAGACAGTTCCCATTATAAACGTGGGCATAGGAACTTACAATGGAAATATATAATATGAGAACAGAATGAATATGATTTTTAAAGTGGGGACTGGTTTATATTTGCACCTTCTGATCTAATAATCTCCACCCTCTACCCCTACCTCCCCTCAATACTGCACAGACTTGACTCTCCACAGGAAATGCCACAGAAGGTTGACTAGTATTATCTAACAATGTGATTAGGTTGCAGCAGTTTAGTACCAGCTTCCCTACCTGCAAATTGTCTACCTATTGGGCTGAAGGCTGCCCCAGAGAATGGGAAGGAAAATTATAGTGAAGCACCTGGAGATGCTTCCTTGGTTCGACCTTAGAAAAGCATAGGCACCTAGCATAGAATAATACTATTATGAAGTAGACATGGAAAATAAGAAAATAAAATTAGTTCATGAATGCCAGAATAATgtcctaattttttttaaaaacctaataCCTGTCAATTAACCAATCTCTACTTTGTATGTGCAGTGTACATCGTTCTTGGTTTGTAGACATAAAGGTCATTAGTTTTTCCTTCATTTAATCCTTTCAGTAGGACAAACCCCTGTTTGGGGTTGTACAAGATTTGCCCATGAATTTGCATTGAAAACCTATATTTCTTCTTCATGTAGGTCTCTTTAATTTTCATAGTCATTACAATTGTTCATGTCTGTTAATAAAATGCTTACAAAAGCACATCTGATAGAAACTTTTAAAAATTATGTGTAGAATGGTAACTACCTAAAAGGATTGAAACCCAATTGAAGGATTCCGATCCGATTGGAAACTACAAACAAAGTTTGAATGATTTAAGAATTTATTTCAAAACCCAGAATTGAACTACAGCTGTATCAACCTGCCCAGTAGTCGTAGCATTGACCACAATATAAAGCAGTCCCAGAATTAATATTAACTGGTATACGGCATCAATTTGGGTTTGGAGAATAGTAGTATAATTAATCAATTTCCATAATGTGTAATCCTAACAGAAATGTTGTTTGAAATATTTTCTGTCAGAATTCAATTATTAGCTTTGTTTACAAAACGCACAAATAGCAAAAGAAATGTAAAAATTGGTACAAATGCAAGGATATGTATTAAAAATAGAGAATTTTAGTAGCAttgctgtagtgaatcagtgcgaaTTGAAAATTTATTCATTCCATATTTTTAACTGACAGGTCTCACTGGACTGAATTTACGCTTTACAGGGTTTAATGGAGGTTTCAGTCAAGAGCAGCTGGAATGGCTGAACAAAATACTCACTCTCTCTGATAATAACCAAGAAAAGGTTACAGTCATTGGTAAGTAATGATGTGTCATCTGTCATATtaggtgttaaaccaaggtcctatctGCCTGTCATGGATACAAAAGATTCTGTGgcagtattcaaagaagagcaaccttgctctcatgctgacgtTACTATCCTCAGCCTCCTGAAGTTTTCCACTGAAtctcaacataagctcaaggaactgcccctcatcttttgattaggcactttacagccttctggactcaaatgCCCCCATGTTGTTTCCTTTTCCTTTGCAGATTGTGGTTttaatcttgtttttctcttgtttttgtgtTCAGATGCCAGCTGTTCTTCATtcagccattcacacctcctctagacacatcttttgtttctttggcccagcaccaccaactcttttgtcatttaatctctcctgccttccaccctatcacagaccttcccttctgttctttttCCATACtaacccctttcacttgcttataacctattacatggcttggccatgtgagccgcatgaaagatggcaggatccccaaagacacattgtacagcgagctcgccactggtatcagacccaccggccgtccatgtctccgctttaaagacgtctgtaaacgcgacatgaaatcctgtgacattgatcacaagtcgtgggagtcagttgcaagcgttcgccagagctggcgggcagccataaagacggggctaaaatgtggcgagtcgaagagacttagtagatggcaggaaaaaaggcagaggcgcaaggggagagccaactgtgcaacagccccgaaaaacaaatttctctgcagcacctgtggaagagcctgtctctctaaaattggcctttatagccactccaggcgctgcttcacaaaccactgaccacctccaggcgcgtatccagtgtctctcgagataaggaggcccaaaagaaacctattacatttctaacttttcccagctctgatgaaaggtcattgacctgaaaagttaactctgtttctctctctacagatgctgcctgacctgctgagtacttccagcattttctgtttttatttagggAGTCAAAATATCCTCCTTCATTCCATCCCTTGTATGTAATATTGGCCAGGAAGACATCATACTCATG
This window contains:
- the adprm gene encoding manganese-dependent ADP-ribose/CDP-alcohol diphosphatase isoform X2; translated protein: MRARWCTCISEIFKRMETEVAKNNLYFTFGVIADIQYANTENGFNYSRTRERYYRNSLHLLRNAVKVWNEEPITPRFILQLGDIIDGCNSQLKSSDDALQVVINEFANCTSPVHHIWGNHEFYNFDREVLLKSALNSKYLGNDKSSDNTDSSVKTDLDPDDAEGFYGYHFSPFPKFRFILIDPYDLSILGRKKTSKKYHDSMQRLKSNNRNENLNSPRGLTGLNLRFTGFNGGFSQEQLEWLNKILTLSDNNQEKVTVIDPMCIAWNYDEILSVLYAHGSVVCFLAGHDHDGGYYLDDHGIHHVTFEGVIETSPESHAFGTIHVYEDRMILNGRGRIPERILYYRKT
- the adprm gene encoding manganese-dependent ADP-ribose/CDP-alcohol diphosphatase isoform X1 translates to MRARWCTCISEIFKRMETEVAKNNLYFTFGVIADIQYANTENGFNYSRTRERYYRNSLHLLRNAVKVWNEEPITPRFILQLGDIIDGCNSQLKSSDDALQVVINEFANCTSPVHHIWGNHEFYNFDREVLLKSALNSKYLGNDKSSDNTDSSVKTDLDPDDAEGFYGYHFSPFPKFRFILIDPYDLSILGRKKTSKKYHDSMQRLKSNNRNENLNSPRGLTGLNLRFTGFNGGFSQEQLEWLNKILTLSDNNQEKVTVIGHLPVHPYSTDPMCIAWNYDEILSVLYAHGSVVCFLAGHDHDGGYYLDDHGIHHVTFEGVIETSPESHAFGTIHVYEDRMILNGRGRIPERILYYRKT